The sequence below is a genomic window from Sorangiineae bacterium MSr12523.
AGGCGACGCGCGGGCGCGCGTCCTTGGCCGTTCCACGAACGAGCCCCCGCGGCCGTTCGCCGGCGAGGTGGCTGCGAAGTTTGTCGCACCACTCGGCGCGGTCGTGACCGAGAACGACGAGCCGGTGCTCGTGATGATCGCGGCGCTCGCTCGCCGTATAAGCGATATCGCGCTCCGTCACGTCCAGCGATACCGGCGAATCCAGGTATTCGATGTACGAGGCTATGTACGATTGGAGCGCGCTGTCCGTCTTGGCGGAGATCGGCAGAATTCGAGGTCGGTCGGCCTCGATGTCCCCCTCCATCGAGGGCTCCGTCGGGGCGGGCGGCTCCGTCACGATCGCGTGCGAAATGGTGCCGTTGAAGCCGAAGGCGTTCACGCCTGCAACCCGCCGCTTGCCTTCGGTGCGCGGCCACGGGAGCGTCTCGCGCGGCACGGAAATCGGAAGAGCGTCCCAGGCCACGCGCGGGCTGGGGACCTCGAAATGAAGGTGGCGCGGAATGATCCCGCGACGAAACATGCCGAGCACTTTGAGAAGGCCCACGATGCCGGCCGCGCCTTCGGTGTGCCCGATGTTCGTCTTTACGGAGCCGACCATCAATGGCCGTCCGGCGTCGTGCGAACGGGCGAAGACTTGCCCGAGCGCCTCGAGCTCGATCGGATCGCCCAGCGGCGTACCGGTCCCGTGGCTCTCGACGTAGTCGATGTCCTCGGGGCGCATACGGGCGGCCGACAGCGCATCGCGCAGGAGCCGCTCCTGGGCGCGGCCATTCGGTGCGGTGAGGCCGTTGCTATGGCCATCGTGGCTCACGGCGGAACCGGCGATGACGCCCAGAACGCGATCGCCGGCCTTCTGTGCGTCGCTCAGCCGCTTGAGAACCACCACGCCGCACCCTTCCGAGCGCACGTAGCCGTCGGCCCCCGCGTCGAAGGTGCGGCATCGTCCTCCCTGCGACGAGAGGGCCCCCGTCGCTTGCATCGCGTCGCTGCCGACCGTCACGGCAATCACGTTCACGCCTCCGGCGAGCGCTACGTTGCATTCGCCGCTGCGCAGGCTTTGGGACGCGAGGTGGACGGCAACGAGCGACGACGAACACGCCGTGTCGAGCGCGATGCACGGCCCCTGAAGATCGAGCGCATACGCGATCCGCCCTGCCGCGATGCTCACCGAGAGGCCCGTCACCGCGTAGAGCATTTCGACCTGGGCCACGCTGAGCGAGCCATAACCGCTGTACCCCGCAAAGCCCATGAAGGTGCCGGTCCGGCTTCCGCGAAGATGCCGCAACGGGATGCCTCCGTCTTCCAGTGCCTCGACCGAAACCTCGAGAAGAAGCCGCTGCGCGGGATCCAAGGAAATGGCCTCCCGCGGCGATATCGAGAAAAACGACGGATCGAACCGGTCGATGCCATCCAAGAGGCCGCCCGCCGCGGGAGGGTTCGCGCCGAGCGATTCGAACAATCGCCGTCGGCCGGGCGGCATCTCCCGGAGCGCATCGAAACCGTCTTCGAGCAGGCGCCAAAATGCGGGAGGCGAGGTCGCCCCCCCGGGGATCCGGCACCCCGCCCCGACGATGGCAATCGGCTCCGGCACCGCGTTGCGGTAACGGCTTATCTCCGTTTCCGCATCTTTGAGCGCTGCGAGTGCTCGCTTCATGAGGCTCGTATTCGACTTCTCGTTCATCGCAACGACTCCGTGACCGTTGTTGCCGTGGGGTTGAGCACCGAGCGAAAGAATTGGATCACTTTGATGGCTTTCCAGAGGTCCGTCTCGACGCGGTGCCTCGGCGTATTCAGGAATTGCCCTCGCCCGATATCCGGCTCCGGCCCTCGAACGAGGCGTCGAAGCACGCGAAACGCGTCGGTATTCTTCTCGCGCGCCATCACGTAATCGGTGACCAGCGCGCCCCCGACGTTGAGCAGGTTCCCCAGCCCGGACGCGGCATTGAAATATCCGACGAAGACCAGGCTATCGACCTTGCGATGAAACATCGACAGAAACAGCTCCAAAGCACCGTCTCGCGGTCGTATCTCCGGACTCAGGAATGGAAAATTCATTTCATATCCGGTTGCGTAGAGAATGAGGTCGATCTCTTCGCGTGTGCCGTCGGCGAACTCCACCGTCCGTCCGTCGAAGAGGCGAACGTCCGGCTTGGGGCGAATGTCACCGTGGCCGACGTAATAAAGAAGCAGCGAATTCAAAATAGGGTGCGCCTGGTGAATGGCGTGGTCCGGGCGAGGGAGGCCGTAATCGACCGGATCGTAACCGGCTGCCTTGAACTCACGCTGGACGAATGTCCAATACTCGTCGGTCGACGAAAAGCGCGAGCCGATATCCATGAGCCATTCTTGCGTTGGCTTTCCGTGAATGAACTTCGGCATGTAATGATAGCCGCGCCGCGTGCTGTGGAACGTCCGCTCCGCTGTCTGCGATGCATCGACGGCGATGTCGCACCCGGAATTGCCGCCACCGATGACCAATACGCGTTTGCGGCGAAAGATGTCGCGGGAGCGGTAGTCGGCCGCATGCACGATTTCTCCGTCGAAGTGGCCGGGATAGTTCGGAATCAAAGGGGTGCGCATGCGCCCGTTGGCGATGACGACCGCGGAAAACGTGCGCGATTCACCGCTCGAGAGGCGAACCGTGCACCCTGCCCCATTCGGCTCCACACTCGCGACGCGGGCACCGAACTGGGCGCGATCGTAAAGCCCATAGTGCGCGGCCAGGTTCCGCAAATACGAGAGCATCTGGGCGTGGTTGGGATAGTGCGGATAATCCGCCGGCATCGGAAAATCGAGAAACTGGGTATTCTTCTTCGACGAAATCAGATGCGTCGATTCGTAAACGAGGCCAGACGCCTGCGATATTGCCCAGGTACCGCCGAAGTCGGCCTCCGCCTCGAAAAGGGTAAAGCGCAACCCCGCCTGCGTAAAGCATTTGGCGATCCCGAGCCCCACGGGACCGCCGCCGACAATCGCGTATTCCGAGCGCGCACTCACAGCCGCTCCTCGAGGTGAGGGGCGGCGTCGAAACCGCGAAGCATGCGACGAAAGAGCGCCGCGCGACGGGTGTCGCCTCGGTGCTCGAGATCGTTCGCCACGCTCGAGACGATCCCGGCGACCCCTTTGGCCAGGACGCGCTTCAGGGTGCCCACCGCCGCTTCGATTTCCGCGGCAGGGGCGTCGTAGCGCGGCTCGACCCGAATGCACGCAGGGGTCAGGGGCTGCATCGACACGGCGACCGGTGCGATCGGATCCCGCGAGCATTCGCTCCAGACGAACGACGCAAACCAGTCCCGCACGAAGCGCGGCCAGCCTTCGAGGTCGAACTGCACGGCCCAGCAGAGTCCCTCCCCCCATACGCGCCGAACCAGGGGAGACTGGGCCGCGAGATCGTTCAGCGCCGCAGAAAACCGCTTCTCGGTTTCACCGATGCGACGAAGGACATCGTCGCGCTCGAGCGTGTCGAGCCAGGCGAGCGTCGCATGCGCCGTGAGCTGGCAGCGGAACGATGCATCGATGGCCGCGACCCCTGCCTCGCTGCATGCTCGCGCGCGGGTGACGACGTCTTCGCGGGTCAAGACGTAGCCGGCAATGAGCTGGGAGTCCGTCCAACCCATGCACAATGCCATGATGTCCGGGCGCGCGAGCTTTCCCTGCCAATGGAACGTCCGCCCGCAGCCGACGCTGGTGTACGTTTCGTCGACCCCGACCAGGTATCCCGACCGGTGTTCGTCGATGGCGGCGAGCACGGGCTGGGGAATGCTCCGCAGCCCTCCCCAATCGGACTGCAAGGTCTCGAGCCAGACGAAGCCGACGTCGCCCGTGGCGAATTCGGCTTCGAGCACGGCGACCGCATTCGGCGCGAATGGATCGACGTATTTCACGTTCGACCAGCCGCAGCTCTCGACCAGCGCTTCGAGCGGACTCCCGACCGCAACACGCGAAACCAGCGCGCCCAATCGGGTAAAGACCGGGCTCCCTTCGAGGACCAGCAACGTCGAGCCTTTTCGAGCAGCCAAGAGCCCCAACTTCAGCGCCGATTCGACGGCCGTCGATGGACTCGCCGCGGCGAGCACCCGCTCGAAACCGGTGCTGATAGGAATTCGCCGTTCCAGCTCCGCCCAATAATCCTGTTTGGCATCGTGGACCGAAATCACCGATTTCGCGATCTCGGTACCGGTGTGTCCGCGAAAGGAGCCGCTGGTCACGAGGTACAGATTGATGACCCGGGTCGAATGCCCTGCCTCGCGCTCGAGGGCATACCCGCTGCGATCGCCGCGACTCTGGCGCTCCGCCAGGCCGAAGGTGTCGAGCGACTCCAGCAGCACGGGGTTGACGTATTGACGATGTGCTTCTTTCGTCTCCCGCGGATCGGCCACGATGGCCTGGAGGTCTGCGACGACCGAATCGGTTTGCAGAGCGGAAAATCTCCGCACGAGATGCTCCTTCACCACGGTCAAAACCGGTCCGGTCATCGACCCCGGAAGGCGCAGTGCGAACTCCTCCGGCTGGCGGACGAATACGCCACGCTCCTGGAAGCGCCGTATGGCGCAGACGCCGAATGGCAGTTGGAATCCGGCCATCGACTCGTCGAAGACGACCACGTCCGGTTTGGCGGGCAACGCCGGCGAGACGAGCGCGCCCGACTCGGAGGCGCCGTTCTCCGCGAGAATCGATACGATGTCGCGTTCCGCGCATTCGGCGACGATAGCCTCGAGACCCTCGCATTTCGCCGCGAGGTAGACGGAAGCTAGCTCGCACCCGCTTCGAACGAGCCCCAGCAATTCGTCCGGATTGTCCATGAAGAACAAATCGGGAAAAAGCGTTTCGCCGGGCAGAAATTCGAAATGCCGCTGCACGCTCCCCGATGGATCGAAGATCAGGGTCTTCGCGTCGGCGGAGCGTTTGGAGAGCTTCGCCCGACGCCGCCCATATCGCAGCGCGGTATCGACGGCCTCGATGCCCGACGCGGCGAAAAAGCAATTGTAACGGTCCTCGGCGCCACCGAGAAGTCGATTGAGCAGATATCCGACTTGACCCGCAATCGGCGAAATATCCGCGCCTGAGCCAATTTCGCCATTTTCCAAATAGCTCTTCAGAGCACCCAGCGATTCCGGGCTCATCGCGCGCAAGGTGATCGCGGAGGGAGTCTCCTCGCCTTCGCGCAAAAAGGCTCGCGTGAGAGAAACGAGCGCGGCGCCATGCGAAATCCCCAGGAAGTGCCCCGCACCTTGCACCATGCGCAACGTCGCGTGCGGATTGGAGCGCGCGAGCTGCTCGGCGTGCACGGGCGGCACGTACCCATCCTCGGTGCCGGCCACGATCAACGTTGGGGTATCGGTATAGGCAAATTGCTCCGGCCGCAGGCCTGCACCCAATTGGGCATACAATGGGAACTTGCTCAAATCGGCAAACTGCAGTGCGCGCATGCCATCCGGGTGGCGCTTTGCTTCCACCGCAATGAGGTGCATGCCCGAGGCGATGCTCGCAGGCTCCGAGGTCGTGCACACCAGGACGATCTTGGAGACGTGCTCTCGAAAATGCGTCGCGTACCACTGCGCAACGAGACCGCCGAACGAGTAGCCCAGGAGAACGACCCGAGAGAGGCCGAGCGACCGCCGCACCACGTCGATCTGCTCCGCGATGAATGCCATGGTGAGCTCGCCGTCGGGCAATTCACTGCGCCCTGCCCCCGGCGGGTGCACCATGATCACGCGGTGGCTCTCGGCCAGGGACGAGATGTCCGGGCTCAAGGTCAGCGCCTCGTGCGTCGAGAGGATGCCGCCGAAGACGAGCATCGGCGTGCCCGAGCCGAGCGTCGCGAACTCCACGACCCGACCGTCGACCCCATTCCGCACGTGCAGCTCGATTTCCGGGCGCTTTTCGGCCTGAACGGCGTCTTCCCACAGCGCCTCGATCGACGGCGCGCGGGAAGGAGCAAGGTCCGGGCGAGGCCCCGATTCGACGCCGTGGCTCGGACGAGTGTCGACGGGAACGCCGGAGAGCTTCGCGGTGAGATCGTAGCGCGAGACGAGATGACGGCTGAAGTCCGCCAGCGTATTGAACTCGAAGAAACTCGTCGGCGTCATGTCCACGCCGAGCATCGCGTTGAGCCGTTCGGCCAACTCGACGGCGCTGACCGACTCCAAGCCGTAATCGAAGAGCGGTGCGTCCACGCGAATCCGAGAACCGTCGACGAGAAGGACTTCCGCAACCAGATCGCGAACCAGCGCCTCGACGACGAGCGCGGGATCCCGTCCCTGCAGCGCGGGCGAGAACGCGATGGCCGCAGATTCTTTCGCCGCGGTGACCTCGGAAGCGACCTTCGGCTGCGGCGCGGAGGGGAGCTCGTAAAGCATATTGCCGGGGATGGTCCACGCACGCGACCGTTCGAACGCGTAACTCGGGAGCGCGATTTTTCGCCATGGCTCTGGAAAAATCGCGGAGGCGTCGAACGACTCGTTGGCAAGCCATCGCTTCGCGAGCTCTGCGAGCTCGGATTGTGGAATCTCGCTGGAGGCGCCGTACACGAAGGCGCCCAGCTTTTGCTGCAGGGTGCGCAGGCTGTCGGCGACGATCGCGAGTCGCGCATCGAATGCCGTGCGCCCGAACCAAAGGGTGGCGCACATGTCGTAAAGGAGCTCCGTCGCTTCCAATTCACGCAGCAGCGGCAGCCGCGCCAGGAAGTCGAGCAGTCGCTCGGCCTGGGCGTGCAGGCGCTCCGGCGAACGGGCCGACAAGACGAAGAGTCTATTCTCGGCAGAAATCCGGCGCGCGAGCGGCCGCGGAGGGGCCTCCTCCACGATCACATGGGCATTGCTCCCTCCCGCCCCGAACGCAGAGACCAGCGCGCGTCGCGGGATCTCGCGCACAACGCCCTCCGACTCCACCATTTTACGCTCCCACGGAGCTCCGTGGCGCTGGACGCGCACCGGCGCGCGCTCGAAATCGATGTTCGGATTCGGAGGTTCACAATGAATCGACGGGGCGAGCTCGCGGGCGCGGAGCTGCAAAAGCACTTTGGTGAGCGCCGCGACCCCCGCCGCCGCCTCGGCGTGCCCGAGGTTCGATTTGACCGAGCCGAGTGGAATCTTGTCCGCGAGCTTGCCAAATGTCTTTTCCATTCCACGGATCTCGATCGGATCGCCGAGCGATGTCCCCGTGCCGTGCCCCTCGATGTATCCGAGCGTGTGCGGTTCGACCCGCGCGCGTTCCAGCGCACGCCCCAGCGATGCCGCCTGCGCACTCGGATTCGGCGTCGTGTAACCGCGGGCGCGGCCACCGTGATTGATACTGGTGCTCTTGACGACGCCCCAGATCGTGTCGCCATCCCGCTGGGCGTCGGCGAGCGGCTTGACGAGCAGCGCACCGATCCCTTCCGCGGGCACGTAGCCGTCTCCGTCGGCACCATAGCTCCGGCACCGGCCATCGCTCGCGAGGTATTTCCCGGCGTCGAGGAGGCGGTACTTGCTCGGATGAATCGTGAGGTTGACGCCGGCGACGAGGGCCATTTTGCAATCGCCGGAACGCAGGCTCGCGCACGCGAGGTGGAGCGCCGTCAACGAGGACGAGCACATGCTGTCCAACGCCAGACTAGGGCCGCTGAAGTTCAGAAAGTACGAGAGGCGATTCGGGATCGTCGCGTACGATTCGCTCATCAACGTGGGCTGGCCGAGGAGGGTCAGCTCCGCGCCGAAGACGTGGTAATCGGCGTACATGATGCCGAGGAAGACGCCGACCGAAGCCGGTTCTCCGCGCGGCGCAAGCCGCATGGGATCGTAGCCCGCGCTTTCGATGGTCTCCCAGGCGACCTCCAGAAAGAGCCGCTCCTGCGGATCCATGGTTTCCGCTTCGCGCGGCGAGATACCGAAAAAGAGCGAATCGAACTCGTCGACGCCATCGATGTATCCGCCCCAGCGCAGAGGATCCGACGGCGCAGGACGCCAACGGTTCTTCGGGAGCGGTTCCACGCAGTCGCGCCCTTCGCGCAGGTTGCGCCAGAATTCATCGATGTTTCGAGCTTTCGGATAACGCCCAGCAACGCCAATCACGGCCACGTCGTTCGAGAAGGGCTCGGGCGCCGACGGGATGGCGACGGGGGCGCTTGCGATGGTGCGGGCGAGAGGAATTTGGCGCGCGAGGGAGTCGAGATCGATGGGGGCTGGTGAGACTTCCGGCCGAGGCTCCGCGGGTGGACGCGCTCGCGGGGCCGACGAAGCATCGGGAAAGAGAGATTCGAGCTCGGCGCGGAACTCGTCGATCAGGTACGCGGCGACAGCGCGAATGGATGGATATTCGAAGAAGACCGTACGTGGGAGGCCGGCAAAATACTGCTCGAGCCTCGAGTTCATGGCGATGACGAAGCGCGAGTCGAGTCCGTACTCCTGGAAATCGGCTTCGGGAGAAATCGCGTCGCGACGTATCTCACTGACATCGGCAATCAAGTCGCCGAGAAATTCTTCTGTCTTCGTTTCCAACCAAGTTGCCATGACGGTTCTCCGATGTGTCTAAAGCCAAGGGCGCAGGAGGCGCTGGACGGCGACTCGCTCTCCGGCGACGACCGCCACTTGCGGTTCGTCGATGGAGAGTGCGCGCAGGAACGCGGCGACGCCGTCGTTCGTTGGGAGAGGGACGAGGCCGCGCTTTCGGAGCTCGGCCTCGATGTACTCGGGAACGCCCATCCCGCCGGCCCCTCCCCACAAGGGCCAATTGATCGAGAGGGTTCGCCCGCGACGCAAACCTCGCCGCCGAAGCCCTTCGCGATGCACGGCGAATCCGTCGAGGAATCCGTTCGCGGCCGCGTAGTCCGATTGCCCTTGGTTCCCCACGATCGCGGCGAGCCCGGAGCACAGGACGAATGCATCGAGCGGGTCGTCGCGGAGCGCGTGATCCAAATGAATCGCGCCCTGGACCTTGGGCGAGAGTACGGCCTCCAGATCTTCTCGCGTCTTTTTGACGAAGAAGCCATCGCGAAGGACACCGGCTGCGTGGACGGCACCGTGGATCGGGCCGAGGTCCTTGCGGATCGCAGCGATCACGCGTTCGGCGTCGTGCCGCGCGCCGATATCGGCCGCGTAATAATGCGCCCGCGCGGAGGCCGAGCGGATGCCGTCGACGATCCGAGCGCGGTCTTCGTCCAGCGGAGAGCGGCCGATGAGCGCCACGTCGACCCCGTGTTGGCGCACGAGCATCTCGGCCAGAAGGAGACCGATTTTGCCCGCGCCGCCGGTCACTACGAAGGGACCAGTCGGTTCGAACGCGGTCGTTCGGGGTTCGCGCGGAATCAACTTGCGAACGCGCCGTGTCCCTCCTTCGTGTTGAACCATGTCACTCCCCGCCGGGAGTCCGAGCTCCGTCGCGCAGGCGCGTCCGGCATGGCTCGGATCGGCGACCGCGATGACTTTGCTCGCGTATGTCGAATTCTCCGTCCTCAGGGTGCGCAGAAATGCGAGCACGGCATCGTTCGCGGGCGCCGCTTCCTGGGCCGACGAGGTCACGTAGAGCAACGGCATTCCTCTGCGGCGCTCGGACATGTGCGCTTTGAAGAGGGCGAAGAGCGAACGAAGCGTCGCCGGCACGCCGTGATCGCTCGGGGCTGCCGAGGAAGCATCGGGCCGGCGTGCGAGATCCCAGAGGTAGAGCGCACGCATCGAAGAAGGGCGCGCCTCGTCGAATTCCGTGAAAAGCCGGGAGAGATCCTCCTGGCTGTCGGGCCTCACCGCGTACACCGCCGAAGGGCGGACGCAGCGAAAGTCGGTCCCCGCCCGAACCTGAATGAGCCGGCACAACGGAAGAAGCCCGCGAAGCTCGCTGAACTGCGCGTCGTCGTTCGTGAAGACGAGGATGTCGCCCTTGACGGAAGCCGCCATGACCGGCTTCTCGGCGACCCATGCCGGAGAGAAGAACAGCACGTCGTGTGCGCTCTCCGTCTGGGCAGCTTCCACGGCCGCAGCGCCGTTGCCATTCGCGTGACCGTTGCCGCCGCGAAGCTTGCGGAAGGTCAGACCGGTGACGGCCGCGATGGGATCTCCGTTTTCAGCGAGGAGCTGGACATCGAACGATGGCGAACCGTGGGCTTTACCCTGTCGCGTGGCATGCACGTACGCGGCGCGGCGAAGGCGTCCGAAGATCCGCACGGAGCGAATCGCGGATGGGACGAAATTGAATCCTTCCGCCGCGGACGGCGCGTGCATCGGTCGAAGCCCGACGATGGTCTGCAACGCACCGTCGACGAGGTTCGGTTGAAGATGGTAGTCGCCCGGGGCTCTCTCCTCCGCGGGGAGCTCCACGCGCCCCACGACCTCGTTCCCATTGCTGACGAGCCATGCGACGGACCGAAACGCGTCATCGTAGTGGTATCCCGACTTCGCAAAGAGCCCGTATACGTCGCCGCGTTCGAGGCGCTCGGAGCATTCGCTGACGACGCGTCGAAGGTCGACGGCGGAGGGCCGATCGGCGCTGCCGCCCTCGAGCGAGGCTTGAAAGTGAACCACGCGCCGATTCGGTTCGCCGCTCGTGATTTCGCATTCGACGCCCGCGGCGGTGGGTCGCAATTGGACGTCCAAGGCGAGTCCTTCGAGGGGGACGACCGCCGGGGCAAACCAGGCGACGTTGGCGATCCGGTCGCAAGCGTGCCCCGCCTCCGCCGCCGACCGGAGTGCGAGATCGATGTAGCTTGCACCGGGGTAGATGGTCTGCGTCCCGATCACGTGGCCGCGAACCGAGGGATGGTCGGCGCTCACATGCACCGGTGTTCGCGT
It includes:
- a CDS encoding NAD(P)-binding domain-containing protein, which encodes MSARSEYAIVGGGPVGLGIAKCFTQAGLRFTLFEAEADFGGTWAISQASGLVYESTHLISSKKNTQFLDFPMPADYPHYPNHAQMLSYLRNLAAHYGLYDRAQFGARVASVEPNGAGCTVRLSSGESRTFSAVVIANGRMRTPLIPNYPGHFDGEIVHAADYRSRDIFRRKRVLVIGGGNSGCDIAVDASQTAERTFHSTRRGYHYMPKFIHGKPTQEWLMDIGSRFSSTDEYWTFVQREFKAAGYDPVDYGLPRPDHAIHQAHPILNSLLLYYVGHGDIRPKPDVRLFDGRTVEFADGTREEIDLILYATGYEMNFPFLSPEIRPRDGALELFLSMFHRKVDSLVFVGYFNAASGLGNLLNVGGALVTDYVMAREKNTDAFRVLRRLVRGPEPDIGRGQFLNTPRHRVETDLWKAIKVIQFFRSVLNPTATTVTESLR
- a CDS encoding alpha/beta fold hydrolase, which codes for MATWLETKTEEFLGDLIADVSEIRRDAISPEADFQEYGLDSRFVIAMNSRLEQYFAGLPRTVFFEYPSIRAVAAYLIDEFRAELESLFPDASSAPRARPPAEPRPEVSPAPIDLDSLARQIPLARTIASAPVAIPSAPEPFSNDVAVIGVAGRYPKARNIDEFWRNLREGRDCVEPLPKNRWRPAPSDPLRWGGYIDGVDEFDSLFFGISPREAETMDPQERLFLEVAWETIESAGYDPMRLAPRGEPASVGVFLGIMYADYHVFGAELTLLGQPTLMSESYATIPNRLSYFLNFSGPSLALDSMCSSSLTALHLACASLRSGDCKMALVAGVNLTIHPSKYRLLDAGKYLASDGRCRSYGADGDGYVPAEGIGALLVKPLADAQRDGDTIWGVVKSTSINHGGRARGYTTPNPSAQAASLGRALERARVEPHTLGYIEGHGTGTSLGDPIEIRGMEKTFGKLADKIPLGSVKSNLGHAEAAAGVAALTKVLLQLRARELAPSIHCEPPNPNIDFERAPVRVQRHGAPWERKMVESEGVVREIPRRALVSAFGAGGSNAHVIVEEAPPRPLARRISAENRLFVLSARSPERLHAQAERLLDFLARLPLLRELEATELLYDMCATLWFGRTAFDARLAIVADSLRTLQQKLGAFVYGASSEIPQSELAELAKRWLANESFDASAIFPEPWRKIALPSYAFERSRAWTIPGNMLYELPSAPQPKVASEVTAAKESAAIAFSPALQGRDPALVVEALVRDLVAEVLLVDGSRIRVDAPLFDYGLESVSAVELAERLNAMLGVDMTPTSFFEFNTLADFSRHLVSRYDLTAKLSGVPVDTRPSHGVESGPRPDLAPSRAPSIEALWEDAVQAEKRPEIELHVRNGVDGRVVEFATLGSGTPMLVFGGILSTHEALTLSPDISSLAESHRVIMVHPPGAGRSELPDGELTMAFIAEQIDVVRRSLGLSRVVLLGYSFGGLVAQWYATHFREHVSKIVLVCTTSEPASIASGMHLIAVEAKRHPDGMRALQFADLSKFPLYAQLGAGLRPEQFAYTDTPTLIVAGTEDGYVPPVHAEQLARSNPHATLRMVQGAGHFLGISHGAALVSLTRAFLREGEETPSAITLRAMSPESLGALKSYLENGEIGSGADISPIAGQVGYLLNRLLGGAEDRYNCFFAASGIEAVDTALRYGRRRAKLSKRSADAKTLIFDPSGSVQRHFEFLPGETLFPDLFFMDNPDELLGLVRSGCELASVYLAAKCEGLEAIVAECAERDIVSILAENGASESGALVSPALPAKPDVVVFDESMAGFQLPFGVCAIRRFQERGVFVRQPEEFALRLPGSMTGPVLTVVKEHLVRRFSALQTDSVVADLQAIVADPRETKEAHRQYVNPVLLESLDTFGLAERQSRGDRSGYALEREAGHSTRVINLYLVTSGSFRGHTGTEIAKSVISVHDAKQDYWAELERRIPISTGFERVLAAASPSTAVESALKLGLLAARKGSTLLVLEGSPVFTRLGALVSRVAVGSPLEALVESCGWSNVKYVDPFAPNAVAVLEAEFATGDVGFVWLETLQSDWGGLRSIPQPVLAAIDEHRSGYLVGVDETYTSVGCGRTFHWQGKLARPDIMALCMGWTDSQLIAGYVLTREDVVTRARACSEAGVAAIDASFRCQLTAHATLAWLDTLERDDVLRRIGETEKRFSAALNDLAAQSPLVRRVWGEGLCWAVQFDLEGWPRFVRDWFASFVWSECSRDPIAPVAVSMQPLTPACIRVEPRYDAPAAEIEAAVGTLKRVLAKGVAGIVSSVANDLEHRGDTRRAALFRRMLRGFDAAPHLEERL